The Maylandia zebra isolate NMK-2024a linkage group LG7, Mzebra_GT3a, whole genome shotgun sequence genome contains a region encoding:
- the LOC105941259 gene encoding fibulin-7, with translation MRMEFFSRMKAAGVITLTMMMISLHQIYSSSAQECPSTHDLLNSLRQVEKMLAVHETSYQQSLRSLKKKISTLHNSTMAVFKIASCPKPDPPAHGRRLGRVFGIGHEVHFLCKSGYELIGPRTRVCLESLKWSGQQPMCRHLNSTANSLPSFSPASPSSSASSSSSFPASAALSASSSATSLSHQSPTSSSPSSSVRPSHCTHFLGSTRCTCDVGFTISGRDNNICTDIDECHLFPLGQPGLLCVHQCVNTPGSFHCICPSGYDLTRDGRSCTDIDECENRMHNCTADQLCVNTYGGFQCVTVECPRLKNATYIKTSSMRCERNPCMLGDKPCTQAPNSISFHFLSVVSNMSAPRILFRVSAARVLGDTLRFGLASGRGRGHFSVQRSGRQTGTLLLVTPIKGPATLEAEVEMSELEHNTLLGRYLTKVTLFVSPYEF, from the exons ATGAGGATGGAGTTTTTTTCCAGGATGAAGGCTGCTGGGGTCATTACgctgacgatgatgatgatcagCCTTCATCAGATTTATTCTTCTTCTGCTCAG GAGTGTCCATCCACTCACGATCTGCTGAACTCGCTGCGGCAGGTGGAGAAGATGCTGGCGGTCCATGAGACGTCCTACCAGCAGAGCCTGCGCTCCCTAAAGAAGAAGATTAGCACCCTGCACAACAGCACCATGGCCGTCTTTAAAatag CATCCTGCCCCAAACCGGATCCCCCCGCTCACGGCCGCAGACTGGGCAGGGTATTTGGCATCGGACACGAGGTCCACTTCCTGTGCAAGTCCGGCTATGAGCTGATTGGTCCTCGGACCCGAGTGTGTCTGGAGTCTCTGAAGTGGAGCGGTCAGCAGCCCATGTGCAGAC acCTCAACAGCACCGCCAACTCCCTCCCCTCCTTCTCTCCCgcttctccctcctcctccgccTCCTCTTCGTCATCATTTCctgcttctgctgctctgtcagcatcCTCTTCAGCAACTTCACTTTCTCACCAGTCACCCACGtcatcctctccctcctcttcaGTACGACCCTCTCACTGCACACACTTCCTGGGCTCCACCCGCTGCACCTGTGACGTGGGCTTCACCATATCAGGCCGTGACAACAACATCTGCACAG ATATCGACGAGTGCCATCTGTTTCCCCTCGGTCAGCCTGGCCTGCTCTGCGTCCATCAGTGCGTGAACACACCCGGCAGCTTCCACTGCATCTGTCCGTCCGGGTACGACCTGACCAGAGACGGCCGCAGCTGCACAG ACATTGACGAGTGTGAAAACCGGATGCACAACTGCACAGCAGACCAGCTGTGTGTGAACACCTACGGAGGTTTCCAGTGCGTGACGGTGGAGTGTCCTCGCTTGAAAAACGCCACGTACATCAAAACATCGTCCAT GCGGTGTGAGAGGAACCCGTGCATGCTGGGAGACAAGCCATGCACTCAGGCACCAAACTCCATCTCCTTCCACTTCCTCTCTGTAGTGTCCAACATGTCCGCCCCGCGCATCCTCTTCCGGGTGTCTGCCGCTCGCGTGCTGGGCGACACGCTGCGATTCGGCCTTGCCAGCGGTCGCGGCCGGGGCCACTTTAGTGTGCAGCGCTCGGGCAGACAGACGGGCACCCTCCTCCTGGTGACGCCCATCAAGGGGCCGGCCACGCTAGAAGCCGAGGTGGAGATGAGCGAGCTGGAGCACAACACCCTGCTGGGCCGCTACCTCACCAAGGTCACCCTGTTCGTGTCTCCGTACGAGTTTTAG